In Verrucomicrobiota bacterium, the genomic stretch GTGTTACGCCGGCACGGCCCCGGTCAGCTACCAATCCGGCCCGGTGCATAAGGTGCGGCTGCGCGGGCCCTGCGACAAGGTCCTGCGGGCCACCGTGTACCTGTGGGCCGACTGCAGCCGGCATAGCTGCCCCTGGGCCCAGACCTATTACCAGACCCTTCGCAAACGGGGCAAAACCCACGCCTGCGCCTTACGCTGTCTGGGCCAGCGCTGGCTCAAAATCCTGTGGAAGATGTGGCAAACGGGCACCTGCTACGATGCGGAGTTGCATCAGAAAAACCAGCTCCGGCACGGGTCCTGGGTGCTCAAACTGCAGAACGCCTAACCGAGTCTCCCCATGTCAATAACTTCGCCTAAAAATCAACTTGCAAACCAGAGAACATCTTCGGGCAA encodes the following:
- a CDS encoding IS110 family transposase → MTRAKQLRVLQTQLDDYRQQIEKLFAQHPDQDLFGSLPGAGPKLAPRLLAELGDNRQQFESAQALQCYAGTAPVSYQSGPVHKVRLRGPCDKVLRATVYLWADCSRHSCPWAQTYYQTLRKRGKTHACALRCLGQRWLKILWKMWQTGTCYDAELHQKNQLRHGSWVLKLQNA